The sequence ATGTGTAGGCTACTAATGGAATTCGTTTCAACCTCCATGGGAAAATATCAATAAAGATTCGAAAGTAAAGGATCAACATCGTATTGGCACATTCTCAATTTGTAACGCATACTAAACATTCAAAAGCTTTTTATAATAGCTGTATATATAGTTTACTGCAAAAGAATCTTTAATATAATCAAAGAAGATTATTACAATacgcatttttttttatctattccTTCAAATCGGAAACATAAGCCGCCAGAAAGTCGCAATTGGGTGGACATCTCACACTCAAttcttttacatatatatatatatatatatatatatgtaagatgaaagaagaaaaaaattaataaataaataaaacacgtatcctatatatatatatatattttttgttctcttatttAGCATCAGCAGCATAAGCATATAGCTGCTATATTAAGGAAAATGCTAGTCGGTTTAATTATTAGTGGCTAGTGCAAGTAAGCTTGGAACAATGCCTTCGTCGTGGCAGCAGAGGAAAGTGGTGTATTTCTCCATGTAGTGGTGACACTCAGGACACTTTATGTTTTCTGGGATTTTTCCAGCATAGTTTGAGAACTCAAAGCGGCAACAAGGGTGAGAATTACCACGAAGCGCAGCAACATAGTTTTGAAAAGCAATGTCAAAGCCCTGCAGTGCCACCTTTTCTTTCCATTGTTCATACTCAAACAAGGCAAGCCAGAGAATATTTCCATGCTCATTAACCAACACACTAGACCCTCTGCTTAGCACTGCCCACGAACCCTCTCTGTCAAAACTAAGCACCCTCTTGATTTGTTGCATCACAAGGTCGTGTTCCTCATCCTTGCCTAGCTGAATCTTTGAGAACAGCATGCTCTCAAGCCTGGTCCAAAAGAACCATATTGTGGCTGTGTCTTGCCAGCAGGTACTGAGTTTTTCCTGTACGATGTTCGCTATCACTCGCTTCACTTGCTCCCTTTTTGTGGCTTTTCCTACATACACCATCTCTAAGGGTATGCGTGTAGCCGCTGCAACtgcttttgctttctttgtaaaTTTCCGAATCCACTCCATGTCATCGCCTCCAtacaagaaaatgtattttCCTTCTTTAATCTGTTCAATGAAAAAGAGGGAAATGTGAATTACTATGATAAATCCttattatccaaaaaatttcaactgttaggaaataattaatttaattatataataattattctaacatttttttttcttaaagagtGTGTTCGCGCgaacacacacaaatatataattacCCAATTCAATAAGGTTGCGTCAATGCCATCCAACAACAGCTCAAGCCTCCAAGCCTCTTCTCTCCAAAGAGCTTCTTCTCTCAAGGTAGTGAAAGGGAAAGCATGGCTTCCCCAAATCCACATCATGTGAATTGCATTGGGGGACAACACTCTCCCTTGATGGTCTAGGACTACAAGGATAGGCTTGTTCTTGAAGTGCCACTCCTCCCTGATGAACTTGACAGATGCCTTTGATATTATGGAAGGGTGGTACACTGAGTACCATGTCATTGGAGCCTGCAACACTTCAAAATGCCTTTGCTTGACATCAGTCAATTGGTCGACAATGGGGATCCACACAACCTCAAATGGACTCTGAAGCCTCATTTCGTGAAGCCTGGACTCATTATAACTCTGTTCAAGAATTGACAGCTCATCTTGGGTGATATCTAAACTTGAAATGAGCAATAACACATTCTTCCTCCTAAGAACATCAAGGTTAACCTGGTTTTCCCAAAATGAAACAGCCATATATAGATAATCATATAACTAATTATACTATcacaacttaaaaattaagacCAAGTATATATATGCAATGTGCTGATAGTAGAAATTGTAATGTCGTTAATTGTGCAAtagtaatgttaatgatatgTGTTAGAAGAGCTGACCCTTTTCTTGGTGGTACCATCAACAAGTGCTAGCACATCATCCCTAGGGCAAATCAGGGCCTTGAGAACTCTCATGTTGTCAATGTGGATCATTTTGAAGAATTCGACAAGCATTTGATAAGATTCAACATCCCTCCTCTCCTCTGCATTGAATAGGAGAATTTCAGTATATATAGGTGGTATCTTATGTAACAGAAATATGTCAAGTCCATGTATGTACAAAAGAGTGTTGTACTAATTGTATGCAATTGTATAAGATACTTTTATGCATTCATTTCTATATatggcattgcatggtctataACGCAACATAAAACTGGCTTACCAATGTATCGAACGCattcttccatcttcttcttgaGATGTTCAAGTATGGTTTTGAGCTTGTGGGTAAGGGTGGATAGCTCCCATGCTTTTGAGGTGGATAACGCAAACCTGCAATCAATATCCATTTTGCAGTGTTATTGTTAAATGCCTTATAAACATTTTAGTATTTACACTACTTATAAAACAATTACAATATATTAGTGTgtaaatcaattacaatatacaaaaatttttacGAAATGCAATAAACCTTTTATAGGATATACAGTATCTAAATTTAAGGATTTGCATGAGAATTGtaaattaggatggagaggaaAAAGCCATACTCGTAACCCATGTTAGTGAAGCTAGAAATCTGAGATGCGCAGGCCACAATACTCCTGATAGTCCAATACACAGCAGTTGGAATATGGATCATGGCTGAGGCTAATGCTGGTACGTCCGTTGTGATATAAATGGATGGTAGATCTTTAAACTCAATGACACACCAAGTCACTTCTAATATGGTCCTGATTAGATCATTAAGTGCATCGAACCGGGGTTTCAGTGGGACAGCGTGCTCAATGATGCCAGGCACTTGTTTCAGGATTGCCATTGCCTTGGCAAGTTGGTTTGTCGAGTAAATCTGTGCAAGAAGCCAGAATTCTCCATAGTTCAATCCAAATGCCGCTAGGGCCAGCACCAACTTAGCGTCCCATCCATAGTGTGATACCATGTTACATATTGCCACTGTGGTTTGGTGTGCATCTGTGCCACCCAAAGCCTTGTATGCAAGCTGAAAATCCATTTATATACCGTTTCAAACAGTTTAGGTAGACGTAGAATTGTTTTATAGActtattgttttcaaaaactttagaaaaaaaaaaatctattattatGTTGATGTAAATATAGATAGGTCAAGATTTTGTAATCGTGATTTGTTATAACCTCGCAGGCAATTCGGTCAATGGTATATGACAGAGCTTCCAGCATGGCAAGAAAACTCGTATGGTGGGTCTTGTCATCAAAGCCTGAATCAAGGTATGTTTGGGAGCCCTGTACAAAAACACAAGCAAtaattagaaaatgaaaacaaagaataTACAACTGGATGCtttcaattcaaataaattacatatatagatttccaaccaaaaaattacttgtatacatatatatctgCTGCATCATGCTTGATGGTGTGAACCCGCATAtgtataaacttataaatgaatgtgataaagattataaaaatatgattgGTATAACttaaataatgtaataaatgaatatttgtaccattttttttattggcaatACATTAGTTTGTAAGGCTTATTTAATGTAGTAAAATCTGTAGTATTATACCATTGTTAAGAGGGTCTCTGGAGTGAGAGTGGCACGTCTAAGAATGTCCTCAATAAGGCGAAGAAGGGGTTTGACATCAACGTCTCGGCCATCTGGAGTATGGGATCCCAGAATATGACTGACCTGCGCATTGTCATCAGACATCGTAAGCATGCTTCGGTCACCTCTGATCAGTTGGTGCGTAGCATTAGGTGCCAGCTTGCTGAGTAGGGTGGGTCGTTGCCAAGCCCCAAGATTGGTTTGTGGGTCGGGTTGCTGATAAGGAACAAGGCTGGTTTGTTGGTTGGATGGCTGAAATGGAACTTgtttggtttgtgggtttggttgCTGCACTGCACCAGaattggtttgtgggtttggttgCTGCACTGCACCATAATTGGTTTGTGGGTTGGGTTGCTGGTATGTACCAGCTGGGTTGCTGGTTTGCTGCACAGAACCCAAGTTGGAAGTTGGCTGCAAAGGACCCAATTGTTGGCCAGGTTGCAACAATGGAGTAGCTTGTAATAGCACATTGCTAGCTTGGTTTGGTTGCTGGGCAGGAGTTGTGGCATTTGATTTCTGCACGGGACCAGTTACTGCCTTGGTATCCATGTTTCAGAAAAACAACAAAGCAAAAGAAGGTTGGATACTCTTGGACAAGGATAATGGGAGAGAAGATTTGCTTGTGTGTTTGACCTCCGTTTTGGCTGGCCTTTATATAACCATGTGAAAAGGAATAAAGCCCAGCTAGCTGCATCAACTTCCTTGCTTCCATTGCGGTTAAAACTAAACGTTATGTGGAATCTTTTGCTTTTGTGGCCCCAAGTTGTCTCACCATCTTTTGTCATGATCCTGAATTAGCAACATGATCAATGAAGTTGGAACCAAATCTGGATCTAGAGCATTTCGGGATAAGGACCATTTTACCATGGGTCTAACACTATTTTACATTTGATTATTACTCATTGATTACATATATATGTGTGCGCAAGCGCATGCGACTTCATTTTGGAAATTGAAACATGCAAATCTATATTAAAAGTGGCAAAATCCAAAACGACCTGCAAATAATATGATATGACATGAAATTAGCAGATTATGAGTTGAGGTTTGACGGGTTCGTGTCCCATTTGGGTTAACATGATTGATCCATTTAATAAATGTGTCGACTGATCCATTTAATAAATGTGTTATGTTTGTATTCAATTCATAGAATCTATTTGACTTGTTTAACTAATCACCACCTTAAACTCAAacgttgataatttatctccaaattttcGAGGTTAatcataaatattataaaagtaatgcaaaccccaatatatatttttttaaagtcgAGTAAAAGTATGAGctcttcttatgttattttcttctcctctactttgttaaaaacaaaaatttattttatggtttttcaagtatttaaaaaaaaataattttcatagaTGAACTACCAAATTAAACTCTCTTTAGccattttttacaagataaaaaagcttgcaacaattgaaattattcttttaaatgtaactcatctttcttttatatttctctattgtttagttatatattttgttttttgttttttaatggtttataagcagttttattttttttgcagtaTCTGAAACTGtctgacaaattttttgtaagtcatTGTACATTCAAGCAatggcttcttcatcaaattgtaatacaaattgaagtcatacaaaagcaaatcatgcaatggtgtagttttttaatcaatttaagattttataaaattattttagtcaaccttacaaataggtaggttcccgTGCATTCAAGTAAtgacttcttcatcaaattgtaatacaaattgaagtcatacaagagaaaatcatgcaatggtgtagttttttaatcaatttaagattttataaaattattttagtcaaCCTTACAAATAGGCAggttcccgtgcatagcacgggttagcgactagtactCTTAAtctctatctttattttttttaatctttatatatatatatatatatatatatatatatatatttgttgttgttgtttatagCTTCATATTtgacttcttcctctcttttttcgtCAAAATGTATATTGTGAGTTTTAgctaaaattaattattaaattaactaAGGCTCgtgatatatatgtgtgtgagagagagagagagagacatatatatatatatatatatatataaggctcatgatatatatatgtgtgtgtgtgagagagagagagagagagagatatatatatatatatatatatatattaagtgtAAGTTGAACTATAAGGCtcgtgatatatatatatatatgtgtgtgtgtgtgtgtttgtattacTGTGGGAACTAGGGCCCAAAACAgtgtattgggccttgggccttgtccgaggacatagataagtccgaggaggaatgaaTAGTTATTAAGGGGTTCCCAGTTAAAGTCTCATAAGCAGGGGAATACCTCCTTGGACTTGTCTAATGTAGTCCAAATGTGTACTCTAGCAATTAAAGTGACTCTCTAAAAGGCTTTAACGATAAGAATGTGCCCCATGAACAtacaagaaggaaggaaactcaaaatatctaaggaaaagctgctaccatcgcattaaatgcattgtagctacttttctggccacatttatgtggagaagacctctgaacagtgctgccttggctaccacaactcacagaaggctgaaaggggtgtctgatgggacgggcactcaagtagggacttagatgatcaacaagtgtaggatcaagatgatcCAAAAGAAACtttataatgtgagagaccctccatgagaaggGGATCggtaaggagagagaaaaaatagtatAGCAATCTAAATCATTATGATATTCTAGAGTGATCATTATCTACAGATTTAACCTCCTCAGACTGAAAGTTTATTGATATCAGCAtcctttatttgtatttgatcgtcatgcaattcaatactagccgttgtctaattcattaggacctagttccttgacccattctctataaattcattgtattgggctcattggatCAAGACTCCACACATTTTGGGTTTAAGCCTCGAactgtgaccctacaattggcgccgtctgtgagaAGTACCTGTGCCTTAGTGAGTGCAACGGCTAAACATGGTGGGATTAGGTCCACATCAAGCAGGTCCACACTGAACAGAGCTTGCAGGTTCTCAATGGCAAGACAACTTTCTTAACCTTGAACGGGAAATAGATCGGGACAAACATCGAGAGGGTAGTGTACGTACTACCCATACAAGCAGAAGCCATTCTATGGTGAGATGTCACGTATCCCAAAAGAAGGACGATAACAAAGCCCTACAGCAGGAGATTGACgacttaaaaaagaaactacGTCGTGTGCAATGGAAGTGTTCCCCTTCCAGTTCAGATACTAGTGATGAAGGGGACAACAATTATAAGCAAAGGTCAAGAACTCCACCAAGTGAGACCTTTTCTTATGAGGAAGAGCACCACCATAGACGCGGACACAAAAGTCCATCCCGTAAAGGCCTAGTGAATGACGCCATGAGCAAAGCCTTGGATCGAATCTCTAAGTCACCCTTCACACGCAAGATAGAAGGGGCTAAGCTTTCTCAGCGATTCCATCAACCTACTTTCACTATGTACAATGGTCGAACGGACCCCGTAGAGGATGTAAGCCAGTTTAACCAGAGGATGGTCGTCCATTCCAAAGACaaggctttgatgtgcaaagtattTTTGTCCAGCTTGGGACtagtggcgatgagatggtttgatagCCTCAGGCCAAATTCCGTAGGTTCCTTTAAGCAGTTGACCCAGGCCTTTGGCTCTTGTTTTATCACGAGtagcagggttcctcggcccTTGGATTCTCTACTGTCtttgtccatgcgagaaggagAAACCCTGAAAGCCTACTTGAACAAGTACTAGGAGatgtataatgagatagagggTAACTATGACTACGTCACCACCAGGACTTTCAAGAGCGGCCTCCCAATTGAGCATAGTTTGAGAAAATCCCTAACAGAAAAGCTTGTCACTAGCCTGTGCCAACTTATGGACCGAATCgacaagtataaaagggttgaAGAAGACCAGCAGTTGGAAAAAGGTAAAGCGAAGATTGtccctcaagagaggagggGCTTCAGGTCAGACCGATTTAACAACAACAATCGACCGAGGAGAGACTTTTCAAGGCAATCCGGATCTGCTGACGCGCAGGCAGTTAATTTACAATCAAAATAGATGATAATCAAGTAGAtagtttagtaattttttttttttcattctaataatatctgtaattttttttaattctaataaatattatagatgatatatatatatatatatatatacatacactagcctcatcacacacgCTTTATGCGTGCGATGAggcataataaatttttttttttttggataaatttgttttaaagacATGGATTAATAGAAGAGTGCTctattttctagaaattttaagtgtagtttgagatatatatttattatcttCGATGAGAATGTcataataaatgaaagaaaaaaaagtaatgcaaAAGTAAATGAGGGaaatgaagaagaacaaaataaataaaaactctcaAAACTCTTGTCTAAATGATAAGTTCAATACATAAATGGTAGGGTTGATGAATAAGAAGAAATCCAAACTAGCCTTCATAGAGTGAATCCACATGACAAGACTGATTCGGAAAATACTAGAATTTATTACAATTAGGGGATATGGAACGTTCTCCTTGCAAGATTGGAAAAGTCTGGGGGCATCTACCATCAAAGAAGTACTCCATAGAGTAGTCAGAATCATATTTCCAAATTCTGTATATGCAATTATTAGAAGGCAAGATCCCAATAGCTTCCTAGCTTGTTATTTTGCTAATtcttgaaaacttatttttgaagTCCTAGAACAATACTAGATCTCCCAAGTTAGGAATCCTCACCAACTCcatcttcaaaaaatttagctcaTAAACTTCATAATCAATATTTACATATATCATAAGGAGctatttatcaaaacaaagtAACTGCCTCCATCCAAGTAGCAAATTTGAATTGCACTTTACTTTCAGCAAGGTCATATGAGGATGCAGAGAATTCAGATTTAGTACCCTAATGTCATacttatttgatatatatatctCACCGTTGAAGATAGCTAATCTATAAATCTTATAAGGCcttgtttgggaggagggattgaaatggaatggaaatgaatgaaaataataattttagaatattcttcctttcctttttttggaagttttaattgagggaatggaaagtctatttccttgtttgagagtttaagtgggagggaatggaataggTAGGAGAGaatactcattcctctctatttccttaaaaccttaaattttcattccctccaAAATTGAGAGGAATAAGAgggaataaaattagatttaatgatttttttactaaaactcccaaaatacccctatatattcaaccctttattttaaaataggggtctaatagtaattttattataaaatgattccatttcaTTTCCTCTATGTTACTtccaaataagattacttacatttcattcattttcattcctttccattcctcaattttaaaacatccaattaaggttacttaattccattccatttcattccattccattcttttccattcctttcctttacttaaatacattccattcctttccattcccttatgattattccattccattcccttcccttatgaactcccaaatgaAGCCTAAGGCTTATCATATTTATATAGAGTCTACTTGACATCTTTGGATTTACGGAAGTGTAAGCATTGACTAGAAAAACATATGATTATGAACTCTGGCAAAGGAGTAGCTAAGGAAGCAAGGGTGGCATATTGAAAGCAATTAGGAGGGCAAAGAAAATGAAGTTCATGTCTTGTAAAGGGATTCAGAAGCCAAATTTGAGAATCTggcatcttctttttcttaactACAATGATCAAGTACCCAAAAGAAATCCCAAAAAGGCTAGGCAGTAATGACTTGAACACTTGAACCACCTTTGATCAACAATGCTATAGAAGTAACAAAATTTCTTCGGTCCCCGTGATAAGAAAAGAACTATAAGTGGAGGATGGGATGCCATAAACCCTTGCTTGTTTGCCAAAGTGTACAGCCTCCAAGTTCTACACACACAGGCAAAAAGGAGATAATCTATAGCACCTAACCACTTGGTTATCTGATGAAGCAAATCCTCAAGGAGCTCCAACCATGGCCAATTATTATTATCCACCAtgaaagctcggatttgtgttaaaacacaagagcttatTCAAAACCTCAATTAAAAGTTagggctagattgcttttactctaacttaaactaagtgcggaacaagagtaaataatCGCAATAAACCAACAACtctaccctaagccatattcatccattatcaacaataaaatgaaagcttaaagagtagggaagaaggatgcaaacacaagataacattgaaacgtgttatcgaagaggaaacctaAGAACTcgatgaaaaacctctccgcgaccctccaagttgaaatcaatccactagagaataaa is a genomic window of Quercus lobata isolate SW786 chromosome 2, ValleyOak3.0 Primary Assembly, whole genome shotgun sequence containing:
- the LOC115971650 gene encoding protein SIEVE ELEMENT OCCLUSION B-like; this translates as MDTKAVTGPVQKSNATTPAQQPNQASNVLLQATPLLQPGQQLGPLQPTSNLGSVQQTSNPAGTYQQPNPQTNYGAVQQPNPQTNSGAVQQPNPQTKQVPFQPSNQQTSLVPYQQPDPQTNLGAWQRPTLLSKLAPNATHQLIRGDRSMLTMSDDNAQVSHILGSHTPDGRDVDVKPLLRLIEDILRRATLTPETLLTMGSQTYLDSGFDDKTHHTSFLAMLEALSYTIDRIACELAYKALGGTDAHQTTVAICNMVSHYGWDAKLVLALAAFGLNYGEFWLLAQIYSTNQLAKAMAILKQVPGIIEHAVPLKPRFDALNDLIRTILEVTWCVIEFKDLPSIYITTDVPALASAMIHIPTAVYWTIRSIVACASQISSFTNMGYEFALSTSKAWELSTLTHKLKTILEHLKKKMEECVRYIEERRDVESYQMLVEFFKMIHIDNMRVLKALICPRDDVLALVDGTTKKRVNLDVLRRKNVLLLISSLDITQDELSILEQSYNESRLHEMRLQSPFEVVWIPIVDQLTDVKQRHFEVLQAPMTWYSVYHPSIISKASVKFIREEWHFKNKPILVVLDHQGRVLSPNAIHMMWIWGSHAFPFTTLREEALWREEAWRLELLLDGIDATLLNWIKEGKYIFLYGGDDMEWIRKFTKKAKAVAAATRIPLEMVYVGKATKREQVKRVIANIVQEKLSTCWQDTATIWFFWTRLESMLFSKIQLGKDEEHDLVMQQIKRVLSFDREGSWAVLSRGSSVLVNEHGNILWLALFEYEQWKEKVALQGFDIAFQNYVAALRGNSHPCCRFEFSNYAGKIPENIKCPECHHYMEKYTTFLCCHDEGIVPSLLALATNN